The sequence GGAAAACTAAACTCAATCGAAGCAGAATGCTGAACGCAATGGCCACGGTTAGCAATCGAAATTCAACCGATGTGATCACGCGTCCGATTTCGAAGCGAAAACTTTTTATTGGTTTACGTTGTGACATTTCTCTGCCGGCTTTGTTCTCGACTTTTAGCGAATGTAGGTTCGCCCAAAAAAGACACCAAATTAGCGTCTGTAACAGATATTGTAACGCAACGTCTTCGTTCACAACGAAACTATTTGATGACATTGTTACGCAATAACCTATAAAACATACCGACGCGATTACAGAATTGTAATTCTCGAGCAAGCTCGACGACCACGACTTCATCGTGTCTTTAATCGACGACTTAGATTTTTTCGTCGGTGGAACGCGGCCACCCTGCGAGATAACTTTATAGATTACGAGCGCGAAGATTCCGACGCAAGCGCCGATGGCCGCGAACGCGATCGCCAGTACCCGATTTTCGCGTAGCGTATAGAATATCAGCGTGTACGCGAGACAAGCGACCGTACATGCCCAGTACAGCAGTCCGCGATCGCCGATCTCCTCGAGCGTCAAACGCGACATTACGGCGCCGTACGCGATCGCTATGCAAATGACGAAGATTCCTAAAACGATCGCACTAAGGTCGAACTTCGCCCAGATTCCCTGACAAGTTGTTTTCGTCTCCGATAAAAAGCGTTTGTGATTACCGCGAATTCGTTCGAGTACAGCGCGCAATTCCGCATTGTCACCGACGGAAACCAACTTCGTCAGCGTATTTTGCAGATCCGATTCGGTTTTCGTGAAAAGTTTGCTTAATTCGGCGTATTTGCGGGCCGGGAAGTCCGACGCTGCTTGCATATACGCATCTAAATAGTTTTTCACCTGATGGGCGTTGATGTGCGTCGCTTTGATCGAATGATAAACGCGTCGCAGCGGGTTAGATTCCGTCTGCCACCAAGGACAGTGCGTGAACAATTCCGGTATAACACTCCCGAGATTCGAAAATGGAATCGGTATTCCCATCAGCAGGGAAAACGTCGGAACGAAATCTAACTGCGAAACAGTGTTTTCGTCATCCTGaaagaaataacatttttgaACGATTGATAGATTTTCCGAATGATATGTTTAGAAACATGGGAAAGCAAAGATTCATACCAATGTTCCTTACACAGTAGAATCCTCGCGGGCCCATGTATTTACTTAAAGTTTGATCATAGTTCAGCAAAGGAAAAATAATTGAGTTATgcgataatttgaaaaaatttgaattaagagCAATCTACCATTAATGTTATTAACTCTATCACTTtatctacactgcagtgcgttGCTTTGCTGTGCACTGCATTGCGGTGTATTAATGTTATATCATGGATGGACTTGGCTAGTGCAACGCATCACGGTGTATGATGTTATTAGTTTCTTATCTTCATAATGAAATAGTAGTAAATAACGAATACCGCACgacagtgtagacgcactttAGTAGCATACCGGTATCCGTCAAACAACTGAATGGGGTGgaattcttttaaattttcaaatcatctccagtAATTCAGAGTATCAGCTAGTCAGCCTCAAAAGGATTAAACACTCACTAGTTTCCCAGGCATTTCGGCAATCTTCGACGGACtgtaaatgaataaaccaGCGTCAACTTCATCAACGCTATCACCGCCGTGGTCGCCGCTACGAGTCATACCGTGATCACCCATTACAAACAATATCGTATCTGCATCCATCTGTTTCGTAACATTTCTGcgtgaaaatgtgaaaaaatagATACACAAGAATTGATGAGTTGAGTATAAGAAAGTCCCATACATAATATCGAAGGATTGATAGAAGATGGGGGGCCAATTTCTGGTTGGAActattcattattatcatccatATGGACATGAAAGATAATGTAGTCCTTGTAAGAATAGAAACACTCGGCTGCTCCGTGCACCTAAGAACAATGGTATAAGACTTGCTTTGACAAGACAACTCAAGATTGAGTGGAGCCAAGCAAATTCATAGGCCCAAGCCCCTGTTAATGCATACCGGCATAAAGAAACACCATACCTGGTATCTTAGATCATGACAAAACATTAACAATTGGGATTTTACTTTAAAGATTACCATCATACCAGGGAAATCTATAGGCAGAGCTGCCAACCTCGGAAAATGTTAGGCCTATCAGTATGGCTTTTTGAGTTTCAGTtgcaacattttttcaatattacatTTCACctgaatctattttcatttattcttctATAGGCCTAATCGTATTACACACTTCAAAAGATGGTGGTTTTCAATCTTAAAACACTTATCAACTTATCAATTTCTCCTTATTAATGATTCAGATCTCGAATATGTGTGCTTGCCATGGTAATCAATAGTCATATTCTATTTCTAGACACACAAATGGAATAGCCTGAAATACTACAGGTTGTTTGGGAATGACGGCTTTATACTACTAGATAGACTTAAAAGGTAACGCTTTCGTGTAGAGTGTTATAGCTATTACATAAGCATTAAACACTGCCACTGACTGGTGTTGAAAAGACgacacaatatgaaaaaaaattccgaTATCTAAGACTTATTGCCACCGCATTTCGCTGCTAATTAATTGTATAATCAAGTTCTATTCATGactgtacaaattaaaaggAGGCATAAATACCACACTAATATTACATAgaagatgaagtccgaaagGTTTCCTTTAAGCTgataattcattgatttgacTTCGTTTCCACTATAaactaatagtcatcttcaggaatacctCATAAACATTAAATCAATAAACTATTAACTTAGGGGAAACTTTTCgaactttttatatcagtgtgggattctctatttTTTGCACAACACGAAATAGAGTTTCACCCATTTCAAAACTGCTCAAATTGAAAGTGACTGTAATGCTGAATACAACAGGACACAGCCTAAATACAGTGACCATATGAGTCGACAGCTCTGTAAAGGCCTATTATTCAATGGCTTATCTTGACGTACCGAATAACTTGATTCATTTGAGACAATTTCTCAGCCATCGCCGGATGGTTCGGGCCGTAACGATGTCCGCAGTGGTCGACGCCGAGAAAATGAGCGACCAACACGTCCCAgtcgttcattttcatttccggCATCAAATGCCGAAGAATTCCGTCGTCGATGGTGTGCAGGTCTTTGACGTTGAACGACGGAAAATGATACGCTTTCCGAAAGCGATTCGGAAACAGACCCATCCACGTATCGTCGCCCATGAACGTGATCTTTTTGCCGTTTTTCGCCAGCTGGTCGACGAAATTATCCTCAGTAATCTCGGTACTGGCGAAATTCGAACCGGCGTCGACGAAAGTCGGTAAGCTGCCGGTCGTCATTCCCTTCAGCCGCtgcatcgtcgtcgtcggtggATCCGCGACGAATTTATAAAGGCGAGAATTACGCGGGAACTTTTTCAACAAATGCGTCACGTGTTTGAGCTTGTTCGCGTACGGCGGCGACGCGGCGTCGTTACGAATCGTGGCGTTGTGTTTGATGAAATCGTAGCGTAACGCGTCGATGATTAGCACGACGGCGCGTTTGTACCGCGCATGCATCCAACAACCGGCGTGGCCGTGGTCGTCGTTCTGCACGTGTTTGAGGTCGGTATCGCATTCGCTGGCACGTTCGATTACGAATCGATTCAACAGAAAGCCTTTGGTGAACAGATATATCCCCAACGCGTAAATGCACCCGGTCCAAACTATAATTCCTATTAACGtgcaatttttcattttgaactgTATTTCTTTCGACAAAATTCGAAGGGCATGTAAATTTGTTAGGGTTTAAGGCGAATTATCATGTTATCTTCGATCGTTTGCACGCATTCATTCGGGCCAAATTGCCATTTGGCACAATTAGCGCGACGACCTTGAAAACATGTAATTTCCTAAACTACGGTCTTTTTGTATTCCTCGTATACGGActcaattcaatccaattcaatGTATTTATTCGTTTTATCTCACACCGGGCCGGTGACCAGCATTAAATTATTGTCGAGTGCCGGATATCTTATCGTGTTTCGTAGGACGAAGGCTGGTTTTGCCTCGCCGATAAGAAACTAATAACAAAAAACCCAGTTGTTTATGGGTTATCATTTTCGAGAGTCGCCGGCCTCTCAGTCAGAAAGCCGGATCACTAACGTGATCGACGGACATGCGGCATCCTCGCTTGGCAGGGTTTGATTGCACACCATCTGAATCTGACGCCAAAACAAAGCCTGGccgcaaacccttcattggtctatacCATCGCCCAAGACAGGCCCGTTGGAAGTAATTACTTCAAAACGTCCACTGCAAGATATCCAAGCAGACTAGATGAGGTCCgaaatacaatatttcatcCGATAGAATTTAGTGAAAcaaaaccacaacgtttcgggtGTTGActaactatattttatttttgtccCGGAGATggctattagaatatagtcgaaacgtcgaattaGTTCAAGTAAACGTTTTCGGACTTTATATCATCGTTTCGGTTTCACTAAACTTCCGCATTTCGTCGATtagtgaaaaaataaattgtccaTGTGATTCCTCATAGACGGTTCTCTATATCTCAGACCAAACGAGATACAATCCTAATTCTTGGTATGGATACACATCCCCCATCTTAATACGTCAGAGGCGAAACTTGGTGAAGCGCACAGTAAAAAAAATcccatttttttaaagttttgataaataaataggGCCGGGCTCTGCACTCAATGATCTTGAAATTTTACCAGTAAAAAACAAGGTTTTTTGGAATGTACTAGATGGAAGGCACCTGCGCGTGTTCGACTTGATACAAAGAAAATCAACCAATCGAAAAATTCGGTGATCAAATGGCTAAAATTCGAGAATCAACATTTTTTAGAAACGTAACATGGATGATGTTACACAAAGGATTGTATCCGTTTCGAATACCAAATGCAGGGCTGAAAAATTCTAGACGATGCTAACATTTTGCCgaccaaatattttttgtgaaatacatCTGCGTAACTCTCAGAATGGTACATTAGATCACTTAAACGACATATCCATAACATATTTCATGATAGGCCATTGACGAGTCACAACCACTCCTCGATCTGAAATATAGTCCCGTGCAATCGATGATATACATTGATTTTCTAAGTTCCTGGGTGTTTTTCAGTCCTAGAACCTGCTGCACCCTTGTTTTGTAGAGATACACACAGTGCTGCTTTATCCCAGACATTCCCCACTCCCCCAACAGCTTTAGGAcgaataatataaaatcaaaccaCCGAAATGGCGATGCAGCCGGGCAAAGTCCGTTGTTAAGGCCATTTCAAGAGTTTCATTCTCATCGTTCCCTGTGGTGATACTCCCACCAACGTATTTAACTGCCTATgacatgaaataaatttacttttgcaatttaatcgatatGCCCATCAGTGAACCATTAGAGGTAAAGGTGTCTCATTTCAGAAGTAATACACGCTAAAACTGCTATAAAAcgttaattcatttttacaaATGCATAAACTGTACTTAAACAGCTTTCCCCGATTGCGATATTCCTGCAAGCTTTTAAATTCGACCAATCATCGTTCTACCCCGCTTTCTATTTCGTCCCCGCTCAAAACACGCGATGGAGAACTCGACCTCGACGAAAACGGAACTGTGCGAGTTACCGCCTTATAACAGCGACTTCAGATTCAGTATCATCTTGTACACGTGCATATACGGCCCAATAATATTGGCCGGTGTTATCGTCAACGTTTTGAACCTTTTAGTTATAAATCGCTTAAAAAATCCAGTTTATACCACCATCAAAATTTTAGCTGCTTTCGACTTATCCTTTATGTTGTCCGCGCTGTTTCTGTACCCCATAAGGACATTGTACTTGTACGGCCTGTTAGGTGAAATACTTTATCACATAAACGACTGGTATTTTGGATGGTGGTTCATAACACTTTTTCAACCGTTTTTCTACGCTACGCAAATGGCACGAAACTGGTCGATCATCCTTATAAGCTTAGAGCGGCTAGTCGTCGTGGCTTTCCCGTTGAATTACAAACGGATATGGAATTCGAAGACGCTCGGATTTCTTCTTTTCGCAATCATCGTAACGAGTATATTTTCGAATTGGAATCATTTCGTACCCGATGTGCTGCCCGGTTTGTGGCAATGGCCGTGTTTGAAGTCGGGTCAATTCGCCTACACGATATTTTTTGCCGAAACGCCCGTTACGCGTTTCTCAGTGCCCCGAGTTCAGTACAACGACGTATATTTGTTGTATGTCATCGGCACAGTTGCTCTTCCTTACCTTATGATGTGTGTGATAAACACGGCTTTGGTTGTGGCGTTGAATTTAGCCAGCAAACGCAGAAAGGAAATCACGACGATTGACAAATCATCGGGCAAAGATGttcaaattctgaaaatggTCGGTGTTGTTTTAGCTATTTTCTTCATTTGCGAAGCCCCAGCAGTTATAGAACGTCTCGAAGGTCTAATCAGAGGAAAAGAAACACCTTTGACCCACGAACAACGTATGGCAATGCGTAAATTCGCGTTAGCGCTTTCGATGTTCGACTCAGTTGTTAACTTCTTCGCTTATTGCGCCGTAAATAGGTCGTTCAAGCAAGCATTTGTTGAAATCTTCAAACGCAACCAACTTCGCGGATAAAGAATCAAGTATCCGCGTTTGTCATCAAGTATCAGCGTTGGTATGGTTTGCCTATAGCATGTCTCGAGGGGTTATTTGTACCCAATTTATAAAGAtacgatttaatttcttcgttTACAATCTATTTTCACAGACTTCGCGTATATGACTTTTCACGACCACTCTATTTCCAAAGCTGAAAAAACTCCATGTTTGGAACAGAGCC is a genomic window of Tubulanus polymorphus chromosome 5, tnTubPoly1.2, whole genome shotgun sequence containing:
- the LOC141905208 gene encoding GPI ethanolamine phosphate transferase 3, catalytic subunit-like; translated protein: MKNCTLIGIIVWTGCIYALGIYLFTKGFLLNRFVIERASECDTDLKHVQNDDHGHAGCWMHARYKRAVVLIIDALRYDFIKHNATIRNDAASPPYANKLKHVTHLLKKFPRNSRLYKFVADPPTTTMQRLKGMTTGSLPTFVDAGSNFASTEITEDNFVDQLAKNGKKITFMGDDTWMGLFPNRFRKAYHFPSFNVKDLHTIDDGILRHLMPEMKMNDWDVLVAHFLGVDHCGHRYGPNHPAMAEKLSQMNQVIRNVTKQMDADTILFVMGDHGMTRSGDHGGDSVDEVDAGLFIYSPSKIAEMPGKLDDENTVSQLDFVPTFSLLMGIPIPFSNLGSVIPELFTHCPWWQTESNPLRRVYHSIKATHINAHQVKNYLDAYMQAASDFPARKYAELSKLFTKTESDLQNTLTKLVSVGDNAELRAVLERIRGNHKRFLSETKTTCQGIWAKFDLSAIVLGIFVICIAIAYGAVMSRLTLEEIGDRGLLYWACTVACLAYTLIFYTLRENRVLAIAFAAIGACVGIFALVIYKVISQGGRVPPTKKSKSSIKDTMKSWSSSLLENYNSVIASVCFIGYCVTMSSNSFVVNEDVALQYLLQTLIWCLFWANLHSLKVENKAGREMSQRKPIKSFRFEIGRVITSVEFRLLTVAIAFSILLRLSLVFRACREEQWTCEPTNFLQALSSIPPDASIRNWRYFLSVACLASAPFFFVKWLKHHGNLNGTSPAVLCVKYVMPIMAVCICFYWAQQALPQKLIDQLPAWNQVLLPRLVFFLFVSSVVICAVKPLTIFTLGNQEKTLPMFPSSSVGSIIPQVYNHMKSNWQTYLSSSGGDTEKPPLVYGLATVYSGGCLVILLAVTLLLALLLKDGLVPGIIIAVFCMFLLLELHAAKSVTTKPNDGCIPTYTIVMWIFLSTFYFFATGHQAVIPTLQWDAAFVGFHGDHSNTVLPGLLILMNTFASQVLFTVGLPLVIFWPYFRGHWVQGETGEKSGEFALCENPDIFKLSILRLFLVYLSLHGIQLLCTMGAAGLHRRHLMVWKIFAPRFIFEAVSFLVVFFICCFILLFVMRLDKAVSNWATALWKKQNKDFSC
- the LOC141906200 gene encoding uncharacterized protein LOC141906200, translated to MARNWSIILISLERLVVVAFPLNYKRIWNSKTLGFLLFAIIVTSIFSNWNHFVPDVLPGLWQWPCLKSGQFAYTIFFAETPVTRFSVPRVQYNDVYLLYVIGTVALPYLMMCVINTALVVALNLASKRRKEITTIDKSSGKDVQILKMVGVVLAIFFICEAPAVIERLEGLIRGKETPLTHEQRMAMRKFALALSMFDSVVNFFAYCAVNRSFKQAFVEIFKRNQLRG